The proteins below are encoded in one region of Streptomyces sp. NBC_00490:
- a CDS encoding DUF4139 domain-containing protein has product MKSEEAPRWASALDKVVVYAQGALCSRLARGTVPSGGRVLVTGLPRSLDAGSVRARVVGDSGAQVTEVRVEVSAEPSGPGPSDGLRQTMERAQDACAAARGRRDRLLQRIKEMTDLHPVPPARKRENPHRRTPAEAWLTLADFVDERLTGLHDRLAAQEEELLRLEHDLAVAEDRWNRASTDTPSGQLQTTVCAALSLDGTGEVQLEIEYAVPGAVWVPAYRLSYRQGDGSGALVLRASVAQRTGEDWTGVRIGLATADLKRRTEVPRLRSLRIGRRQPAPEPAGWREPPAGLADLFTPYDAAGTRQTSTALPVSVGSAPPPATGAPVPPPPVPLPPAAAAYGGPPPAPAAPGGMEAMPVFGQADAMPAFAPAERPRPSGPPRGGAPAGAPAARRAAPPGSLPPAPAAGPPQPSGDELDYAALILNGPDEPAARRGRLFPAAGFDPVAVEHRRRAEAVAALPLPGHAVRPRASAGSFDHRYDAVARADIPSDDTWHTVTVTEIPVGLRTEYVCVPSVEQRVYQTLVLSNATDQALLAGPVEVGVDDDFVLTAALPTLAPGGVRRMGLGPAEGIQVTRRTSLQESTAGLRNNISVLDHGVHVELANRLTRAVTVEVREQVPVTSEADVRIEERADWTVPLDNEGPDHLGPGTRVWRVDLPAGATAARHGGYEIRIPAAKALVGGNRRS; this is encoded by the coding sequence ATGAAGTCCGAAGAGGCACCGCGATGGGCGTCGGCCCTCGACAAGGTCGTGGTCTACGCGCAAGGTGCGCTGTGCAGCCGTCTGGCGCGGGGCACAGTGCCGTCCGGCGGCCGGGTGCTGGTGACGGGGCTGCCCCGCTCCCTGGACGCCGGTTCGGTGCGCGCCCGCGTCGTGGGCGACTCCGGTGCACAGGTCACCGAGGTGCGCGTGGAGGTGAGCGCCGAGCCGTCCGGTCCGGGGCCCTCCGACGGCTTGCGGCAGACCATGGAACGGGCACAGGACGCGTGCGCCGCGGCCCGAGGACGGCGCGACCGACTCCTCCAGCGGATCAAGGAGATGACCGATCTCCACCCCGTCCCCCCGGCCCGAAAGCGTGAGAACCCGCACCGCCGCACCCCTGCCGAAGCTTGGCTGACGCTCGCGGACTTCGTCGACGAGCGGCTGACGGGCCTCCACGACCGTCTCGCCGCGCAGGAAGAGGAGCTGCTCCGCCTCGAGCACGATCTCGCCGTAGCCGAGGACCGTTGGAACCGGGCCTCCACCGACACACCGTCAGGACAGCTGCAGACCACGGTCTGCGCGGCCCTGAGCCTCGACGGAACCGGCGAGGTACAGCTGGAGATCGAGTACGCGGTCCCGGGCGCCGTGTGGGTACCGGCCTACCGGCTTTCCTACCGTCAGGGTGACGGCAGCGGCGCCCTCGTACTGCGCGCCTCCGTGGCCCAGCGCACCGGCGAGGACTGGACCGGGGTGCGCATCGGCCTGGCCACCGCCGATCTCAAGCGCCGCACAGAGGTGCCGCGGCTGCGCTCGCTGCGGATCGGGCGCCGTCAGCCCGCCCCCGAACCGGCCGGGTGGCGTGAACCTCCGGCCGGACTCGCCGACCTCTTCACCCCCTACGACGCGGCGGGTACACGCCAGACTTCGACCGCCCTACCGGTATCCGTCGGGTCCGCTCCCCCGCCCGCCACCGGCGCCCCCGTCCCACCTCCTCCCGTCCCCCTGCCCCCGGCCGCAGCGGCCTACGGCGGCCCGCCACCCGCGCCGGCTGCCCCTGGCGGCATGGAAGCGATGCCCGTCTTCGGACAAGCCGACGCGATGCCCGCCTTCGCACCAGCGGAACGGCCCCGACCCAGCGGGCCACCGCGCGGCGGCGCACCCGCAGGTGCTCCGGCCGCACGACGGGCAGCACCGCCGGGTTCCCTCCCACCCGCGCCGGCCGCCGGTCCTCCGCAACCCAGCGGCGACGAACTCGACTACGCCGCGCTCATCCTCAACGGTCCCGACGAGCCCGCCGCCCGCAGGGGCAGGCTGTTCCCCGCCGCAGGCTTCGACCCGGTGGCGGTCGAACACCGCCGACGGGCCGAAGCGGTGGCCGCGCTGCCACTGCCCGGCCACGCCGTGCGGCCCCGTGCATCAGCGGGATCCTTCGACCACCGCTACGACGCCGTCGCCCGCGCCGACATTCCCTCGGACGACACCTGGCACACCGTCACCGTGACCGAGATCCCGGTCGGTCTGCGCACCGAGTACGTCTGTGTGCCGTCGGTGGAGCAGCGGGTGTACCAGACCCTGGTGCTGTCCAACGCGACCGACCAGGCCCTGCTCGCCGGCCCCGTGGAGGTCGGCGTCGACGACGACTTCGTACTGACCGCCGCCCTGCCCACCCTCGCCCCCGGCGGCGTCCGCCGGATGGGGCTCGGACCGGCGGAAGGCATCCAGGTCACCCGGCGCACGAGCCTGCAGGAGTCGACGGCAGGGCTGCGCAACAACATCAGCGTGCTCGACCACGGCGTCCACGTGGAGCTGGCCAACCGTCTCACCAGAGCCGTCACGGTCGAGGTCCGCGAACAAGTACCGGTCACCTCCGAAGCCGACGTACGGATCGAGGAACGGGCCGACTGGACGGTTCCCCTGGACAACGAGGGGCCCGATCACCTCGGCCCGGGCACCCGCGTGTGGCGCGTAGACCTGCCCGCCGGAGCCACCGCCGCCCGCCACGGCGGCTACGAGATCCGCATCCCGGCCGCAAAGGCCCTGGTCGGCGGCAACCGCAGGAGCTGA
- a CDS encoding SDR family oxidoreductase — protein sequence MTRTTSQTTQTTDQGDRKVVLVTGATSGIGEGIVRRLAAEGHHLVAGGRREDRLTDLAKSIRADGGSIDVRRLDVTDRADVARFVDETVAAQGHIDVIVNNAGVMPLSRLDSLLVDEWDRMIDVNVKGLLHGIAAAMPHFQRQNSGHFITIASIGAYSVVPTAAVYCATKYAAWAITEGLRQEAEPFIRVTTVSPGVVETELADTITEPGAAAAMKAYRSAAIPPDAIARAISYAISQPADVDVNEMVIRPARQRP from the coding sequence GTGACACGGACAACGTCTCAGACCACTCAGACCACAGACCAGGGCGACCGCAAAGTTGTACTCGTCACGGGTGCCACGAGCGGCATAGGCGAAGGCATCGTCAGGCGGCTCGCCGCCGAAGGGCACCACCTCGTTGCCGGTGGGCGTCGGGAGGATCGGCTGACCGACCTGGCCAAGAGCATCCGAGCTGACGGCGGCAGCATCGACGTACGCCGTCTCGACGTCACCGACCGGGCCGACGTGGCCAGGTTCGTCGACGAGACGGTTGCCGCTCAGGGGCACATCGACGTGATCGTCAACAACGCCGGTGTGATGCCGTTGTCGCGTCTCGACTCGCTGCTGGTGGACGAGTGGGATCGGATGATCGACGTCAACGTCAAGGGTCTGCTGCACGGCATCGCCGCGGCCATGCCGCACTTCCAGCGCCAGAACAGCGGGCACTTCATCACCATCGCGTCGATCGGTGCCTACTCCGTGGTCCCCACGGCCGCGGTGTACTGCGCGACGAAGTACGCGGCCTGGGCGATCACCGAGGGCCTGCGGCAGGAGGCCGAGCCGTTCATCCGGGTCACGACCGTCTCACCGGGCGTCGTCGAGACCGAACTGGCCGACACCATCACCGAACCAGGAGCCGCGGCGGCGATGAAGGCCTACCGCTCGGCTGCGATCCCGCCCGATGCCATTGCCCGTGCGATCTCCTACGCGATCAGCCAGCCCGCCGATGTCGACGTCAACGAGATGGTCATCCGGCCCGCGCGGCAACGGCCGTAG
- a CDS encoding YihY/virulence factor BrkB family protein, which translates to MVRTVKRHGRHGGHEVTGEEAGTGRVPEAGPDAQVERQAPDTPTDLPKHSWGAVLKGTVKEFKKDELTDRAAALTYYGILALFPALLALISLLGIVGQSATQQVLDNIQKLAPGAARDVLSNAVRQVQGNAGIGSVMAIVGLVLAVWSASGYVAAFIRSANAVYDIPEGRPVWKVLPVRVGVTVVLMVLAVISAVIVVFTGGLARQVGTALGVGDTFLTVWSIAKWPVLILLVTVMIAILYWATPNARVRGFRWITPGSFLALVIWMIASAGFALYVASFASYNKTYGTFAGVIIFLVWLWITNLAILLGLELDAEMHRQRAVAGGHPAGQEPYVQPRDTRKWDEEDHRRLD; encoded by the coding sequence ATGGTGCGGACTGTGAAACGGCATGGAAGGCACGGCGGGCACGAGGTGACCGGCGAGGAGGCCGGGACCGGGCGGGTGCCTGAGGCCGGGCCGGATGCGCAGGTGGAGCGGCAGGCGCCGGATACTCCGACGGATCTGCCCAAGCACTCCTGGGGGGCGGTGCTGAAAGGCACCGTGAAGGAGTTCAAGAAGGATGAGCTGACCGACCGGGCGGCGGCCCTGACCTACTACGGGATCCTGGCGCTGTTCCCGGCACTGTTGGCGCTGATCTCACTGCTGGGAATCGTCGGGCAGTCGGCGACGCAGCAGGTTCTGGACAACATCCAGAAGCTCGCCCCAGGGGCGGCGCGAGACGTCCTCAGCAACGCGGTCAGGCAGGTGCAGGGCAACGCCGGGATCGGTTCGGTCATGGCAATCGTGGGTCTGGTGCTCGCGGTGTGGTCGGCGTCGGGCTATGTCGCGGCGTTCATCCGCAGCGCGAACGCCGTCTACGACATCCCGGAGGGCCGCCCGGTGTGGAAGGTACTGCCGGTGCGCGTCGGCGTGACGGTGGTCCTGATGGTCCTCGCGGTGATCAGTGCGGTGATCGTGGTGTTCACCGGCGGCCTGGCCCGCCAGGTGGGCACCGCGCTCGGGGTCGGCGACACGTTCTTGACGGTGTGGTCGATCGCGAAGTGGCCGGTGCTGATCCTCCTGGTCACGGTCATGATCGCGATCCTGTACTGGGCGACGCCGAACGCCCGGGTGCGTGGCTTCCGCTGGATCACGCCGGGCAGTTTCCTGGCACTGGTGATCTGGATGATCGCCTCGGCCGGGTTCGCCCTGTACGTGGCGAGCTTCGCCTCCTACAACAAGACCTACGGCACCTTCGCCGGCGTGATCATTTTTCTGGTGTGGCTGTGGATCACCAACCTGGCGATCCTGCTCGGTCTGGAGCTCGACGCCGAAATGCACCGCCAGCGGGCCGTCGCCGGCGGCCATCCGGCCGGACAGGAGCCCTACGTGCAGCCGCGGGACACCCGCAAGTGGGACGAGGAGGACCACCGCCGCCTCGACTGA